Proteins encoded in a region of the Halarcobacter mediterraneus genome:
- a CDS encoding 6-phosphofructokinase, protein MAIAILTSGGDCAGMNPAIKQFVDYCFSKNIQPYLIYDGLEGLIDGDIKKASYEDVAGMMHQGGTMIRSSRSKRFFEYEYRKIAYENLQKHGIDKLIILGGDGSFRALDQFYKDFGVNFVGIPSTIDNDIFGTEYCLGVDTALNIIREATDAVRDTSASFKRACVIETMGRDCGYLALVSAITCGAEVCIIPELEYDLDKIGKRLKEELKNGRKYIVCIVAEGCNSQVCTNTNGLVKWLEEDVGIETRATILGHVQRGGNPTVYDRLMASEFATYAIDKILDDEKCNHVIVYNKSEFQFVSIDYVNSQKYEIKKELLDLARRLIN, encoded by the coding sequence ATGGCAATAGCAATACTTACTTCAGGTGGTGATTGTGCAGGAATGAATCCTGCAATTAAGCAGTTTGTAGATTATTGTTTTTCAAAAAACATTCAACCTTATCTGATTTATGATGGGTTGGAAGGTTTAATTGATGGGGATATAAAAAAAGCAAGTTATGAAGATGTAGCAGGAATGATGCATCAAGGAGGAACAATGATTCGTTCCTCTCGTTCAAAGAGATTTTTTGAATATGAGTATAGAAAAATAGCTTATGAAAATCTACAAAAACATGGAATTGATAAATTGATTATTCTAGGAGGAGATGGTTCTTTTAGAGCGCTAGATCAATTTTATAAAGATTTTGGAGTTAATTTTGTAGGAATTCCTTCAACAATAGATAACGATATTTTTGGAACAGAGTATTGCTTAGGTGTAGATACTGCATTAAATATTATAAGAGAAGCAACAGATGCAGTAAGGGATACTTCTGCTTCTTTTAAAAGAGCTTGTGTTATTGAAACGATGGGAAGAGATTGTGGTTATTTAGCCTTGGTTTCAGCTATTACTTGTGGAGCTGAGGTTTGTATAATCCCTGAACTTGAGTATGATTTGGATAAGATAGGTAAGAGATTAAAAGAAGAGTTGAAAAATGGAAGAAAATATATAGTTTGCATTGTTGCTGAAGGTTGTAATTCTCAGGTTTGTACTAATACTAATGGTCTTGTAAAATGGTTAGAAGAAGATGTGGGTATTGAAACTAGAGCTACAATTTTAGGACATGTACAAAGAGGTGGAAATCCTACTGTGTATGATAGATTAATGGCTTCAGAATTTGCAACTTATGCAATTGATAAAATTCTTGATGATGAAAAATGTAATCATGTTATTGTCTATAATAAAAGTGAGTTTCAGTTTGTATCAAT